A genomic window from Lycium barbarum isolate Lr01 chromosome 4, ASM1917538v2, whole genome shotgun sequence includes:
- the LOC132636507 gene encoding PAP-specific phosphatase HAL2-like has product MDKEKYSEELNVGVRVVHMACGLCQKVQKGLLSNTFDDDDEVKSKDDDSLVTIADWSVQATVSWILSDTFGSENVSIVAEEDVQTLSKPESAGILGKVVSTVNECLAEASRYGLKSPDKSLGPSEILEAISRCNSNGGPRGRHWVLDPVDGTLGFVRGDQYAVALALIDNGEVVVGVLGCPNYHMKRDRHNKQQQNNISSEVSVPSPDTLEDGCVMYAKKGTGEAWVQPMVYGDMKYEWPNFAKQVCVSPIDDPALATFCEPVERANSNHSYAAGLASSVGLRNKPLRVYSMVKYAAIAQGDAEIFMKFARAGYKEKIWDHAAGVLIVQEAGGVVTDAGGRSLDFSKGIYLESLDRGIVVCSGDKLHEKLIGAVYASWESSSL; this is encoded by the exons ATGGACAAAGAGAAGTACTCTGAGGAATTGAATGTGGGTGTTAGGGTAGTGCATATGGCATGTGGTTTATGTCAAAAAGTGCAAAAGGGTTTGTTAAGTAACAcatttgatgatgatgatgaggttaAGTCTAAGGATGATGATTCTCTTGTTACTATTGCAG ATTGGAGTGTGCAAGCAACTGTAAGCTGGATCCTTTCAGATACTTTTGGTAGCGAAAATGTCTCCATAGTAGCTGAAGAAGACGTTCAAACTCTTTCCAAGCCTGAATCAGCAGGTATATTGGGTAAAGTTGTTAGCACTGTCAACGAATGCTTAGCAGAAGCTTCCAGATATGGTCTGAAAAGTCCGGATAAATCCCTGGGGCCTTCAGAAATTCTGGAGGCTATTAGTCGCTGCAATTCAAATGGGGGCCCTCGTGGCAGGCATTGGGTTCTTGACCCAGTTGATGGTACACTAGGGTTTGTGCGTGGAGATCAGTATGCTGTGGCTCTAGCCTTGATTGATAATGGGGAGGTTGTAGTGGGAGTGCTAGGATGCCCCAATTATCATATGAAGAGGGACAGGCATAATAAGCAACAGCAAAATAATATTTCATCAGAAGTTTCAGTGCCCTCACCTGATACATTGGAAGACGGATGTGTGATGTACGCGAAAAAAGGTACTGGTGAAGCTTGGGTGCAGCCAATGGTTTATGGTGATATGAAATATGAATGGCCAAATTTTGCCAAACAAGTTTGTGTTTCTCCAATTGATGATCCAGCATTGGCAACTTTTTGTGAGCCAGTTGAGAGAGCCAATTCAAACCACTCCTACGCAGCTGGACTTGCTTCCTCTGTTGGGCTTAG AAACAAGCCCCTCCGTGTTTATAGCATGGTAAAATATGCCGCCATAGCACAGGGAGATGCTGAAATTTTCATGAAATTTGCGAGAGCTGGGTACAAAGAGAAGATTTGGGACCATGCAGCTGGTGTTCTCATTGTACAAGAGGCTGGTGGTGTGGTAACTGATGCAGGAGGGCGTTCACTTGATTTCTCTAAGGGGATATACTTGGAAAGTCTTGATAGGGGAATAGTTGTTTGCTCTGGCGATAAGCTGCATGAGAAATTAATTGGAGCTGTTTATGCCAGCTGGGAGTCCTCTAGTCTATGA